One window of Sulfurospirillum sp. 1612 genomic DNA carries:
- a CDS encoding F0F1 ATP synthase subunit B, with translation MNKILYMILLIAPTVIFAATSHEGAHEYDIIPRAINFFIFAGILYYLISEPIRSFFVGRKTSIADRLNSIQEKLKESNKEKEEAKELVAKAKVQAKNILETNQEEIEILKSKILADLDAEIEIIQKGFEDQMQIEKRKMTREVISEVLDEMFSKDMASLQKDKMLDIVMKKVA, from the coding sequence ATGAACAAAATACTATACATGATCTTACTAATAGCACCGACTGTTATCTTTGCAGCGACTTCTCACGAGGGTGCTCATGAGTATGATATCATTCCAAGAGCGATTAACTTTTTCATCTTTGCGGGAATCTTATACTATCTTATTTCAGAACCAATTCGTAGCTTTTTTGTAGGAAGAAAAACCTCAATTGCAGATCGATTAAATTCAATTCAAGAAAAGCTTAAAGAAAGTAACAAAGAAAAAGAAGAGGCAAAAGAACTGGTAGCCAAAGCGAAGGTGCAAGCAAAAAATATACTTGAAACCAATCAAGAAGAGATTGAAATCTTAAAATCAAAAATTTTGGCAGATTTAGATGCTGAGATTGAGATCATTCAAAAAGGATTCGAAGACCAAATGCAAATCGAGAAACGGAAGATGACGCGAGAAGTGATTTCTGAAGTCTTAGACGAGATGTTTTCAAAAGATATGGCGTCATTGCAAAAAGATAAGATGCTAGACATCGTGATGAAAAAGGTGGCATAG
- a CDS encoding F0F1 ATP synthase subunit delta, producing MSGEIAKKYVNALTKSCDSSELGSISKALDALSLVYHDKKFINIIYSPDVTKEQKEAFLLSLADTADTKLINFIKLLNQNDRLSLIPKINDELKYQIAVMNNRFHAVISSDFNIPAEKIKMLETSFSKKFDSDIQLSVSDEAYPGVKVEIDDLGLEISFSLDRLKAQMSEHILKAI from the coding sequence ATGAGTGGAGAAATTGCAAAAAAATATGTCAATGCACTGACTAAAAGCTGTGACTCAAGTGAGTTGGGTTCCATCTCAAAAGCTTTAGATGCTCTATCATTAGTATATCATGATAAAAAATTTATCAATATTATATACTCACCCGATGTTACCAAAGAGCAAAAAGAAGCGTTCCTTCTGTCTTTAGCCGATACTGCTGATACAAAATTAATCAACTTTATCAAGCTACTCAACCAAAACGATCGTTTAAGTCTCATTCCAAAAATTAACGACGAATTAAAATATCAAATCGCAGTGATGAACAATCGCTTTCATGCGGTTATCTCAAGTGATTTTAATATTCCTGCTGAGAAGATTAAAATGCTTGAAACAAGTTTTAGCAAAAAATTTGATTCAGATATACAGTTGAGTGTATCCGATGAAGCCTATCCAGGTGTTAAGGTAGAGATCGATGATTTGGGGCTAGAGATTAGTTTTTCACTAGACCGTTTAAAAGCACAAATGTCAGAGCACATTTTAAAAGCAATATAA
- the atpA gene encoding F0F1 ATP synthase subunit alpha: MGVKMKADEISSIIKERIENFELNIDIEETGKVISIADGVANVYGLKNVMAGEMVEFEDGERGMALNLEESSVGIVILGSGNDVKEGSSVKRLGKLLRVPVGEALIGRVVNPLGDPIDGKGPIESTETRFVEEKALGIMARKSVHEPLQTGIKAIDALVPIGRGQRELIIGDRQTGKTTVAIDTIINQKGQDVVCIYVAIGQKQSTIAQIVKKLEEHGAMDYTIIVAAGASDSATLQYLAPYAGVTMGEYFRDSSRHGLIVYDDLSKHAVAYREMSLILRRPPGREAYPGDVFYLHSRLLERAAKVSDALGAGSLTALPIIETQAGDVSAYIPTNVISITDGQIFLESDLFNSGIRPAINVGLSVSRVGGAAQIKATKQVAGTLRLDLAQYRELQAFAQFASDLDESSRNQLERGQRMVEVLKQPPYSPLPVEKQVAIIFAGAKGFLDDIPAEDVTRFEAELDSFVEAKYPQIFEQIKSKQKIDDEVEGLLKTALDEFKATFVAK, from the coding sequence GTGGGAGTAAAAATGAAAGCTGACGAAATCAGTTCAATCATTAAAGAGCGTATCGAGAATTTTGAATTAAATATAGATATTGAAGAGACCGGAAAAGTTATATCCATAGCTGATGGTGTTGCCAATGTATATGGTTTGAAAAATGTTATGGCCGGTGAAATGGTTGAATTTGAAGACGGTGAAAGAGGAATGGCACTCAACCTTGAAGAATCAAGTGTTGGTATTGTTATTCTAGGAAGCGGAAATGATGTCAAAGAAGGCTCATCTGTTAAACGATTAGGTAAACTACTCAGAGTCCCAGTCGGCGAAGCTTTGATTGGTCGTGTGGTAAATCCTTTGGGTGACCCAATAGATGGTAAAGGTCCGATTGAATCAACAGAAACACGATTTGTTGAAGAAAAAGCATTGGGTATCATGGCAAGAAAATCCGTTCATGAACCACTCCAAACCGGTATTAAAGCGATTGATGCGTTGGTTCCAATCGGTAGAGGTCAAAGAGAGTTGATTATTGGTGATAGACAAACTGGTAAAACAACCGTAGCAATCGATACTATCATCAATCAAAAAGGTCAAGATGTTGTCTGTATCTATGTAGCGATTGGTCAAAAACAATCTACTATCGCACAAATTGTTAAAAAACTCGAAGAGCATGGCGCCATGGATTATACAATCATCGTGGCAGCGGGAGCATCTGATTCTGCGACACTCCAATATCTAGCTCCATATGCAGGGGTTACTATGGGTGAATACTTTAGAGACAGTTCACGACACGGTTTAATTGTCTATGATGATTTGAGTAAACATGCGGTAGCTTATCGTGAAATGTCATTGATTTTGAGACGACCTCCAGGTCGTGAAGCATATCCTGGTGATGTTTTCTATTTGCACTCAAGATTGCTAGAGCGTGCTGCAAAAGTGAGTGATGCACTGGGTGCGGGTAGTTTGACAGCATTGCCTATTATCGAAACACAAGCGGGTGATGTTTCTGCTTACATTCCAACCAATGTTATTTCTATTACTGATGGACAAATCTTTTTGGAATCAGATCTCTTTAACTCAGGAATTCGACCTGCGATTAATGTTGGTCTTTCTGTTTCTCGTGTTGGTGGTGCGGCACAAATCAAAGCCACAAAACAAGTAGCAGGTACCTTGAGACTTGACTTGGCACAATACCGAGAATTACAAGCATTTGCACAATTTGCAAGTGATTTAGATGAATCAAGTCGAAATCAGTTAGAACGTGGACAAAGAATGGTCGAAGTGCTTAAGCAACCTCCATATTCTCCATTACCGGTTGAAAAACAAGTTGCTATCATTTTTGCTGGTGCCAAAGGCTTTTTGGATGATATCCCAGCTGAAGATGTGACTCGTTTTGAAGCAGAACTTGACTCTTTTGTTGAAGCAAAATATCCTCAAATATTCGAACAAATCAAAAGTAAACAAAAAATTGACGATGAAGTTGAAGGATTATTAAAAACAGCCTTGGATGAGTTTAAAGCAACATTTGTAGCAAAATAA
- the atpG gene encoding ATP synthase F1 subunit gamma codes for MANLKEIKRKIKSVENTKKTTRAMKLVSTAKLRRAEMAAKKSRVYAEKINEVLSEIAHKINQYKVGGIDSRYFDIDKTFKKIDVIFVTADKGLCGGFNIQTIKEVQRLMKEYGDDNIEIRLTAVGRKGIDFFRFQGIALHESYIGVSSSPDYEKAQEIITKAITDFENGVTDKVILVHNGYKNMISQELKVVDVVPIAEPDGITKEEDSTSMLEIEPEEDETILNSLIKKYFEYNMYYALIDSLAAEHSARMQAMDNATNNAAERVHKLTLAYNKARQESITTELIEIISGVESMK; via the coding sequence ATGGCAAATCTTAAAGAGATAAAAAGAAAAATTAAAAGTGTTGAAAACACCAAAAAAACCACTCGTGCTATGAAATTGGTTTCGACAGCCAAACTCAGACGTGCTGAGATGGCTGCTAAGAAATCACGAGTTTATGCTGAAAAGATTAATGAAGTCTTATCAGAAATTGCTCATAAAATAAATCAATACAAAGTAGGCGGAATCGATAGCCGATATTTTGATATTGATAAGACATTCAAGAAAATTGATGTCATTTTTGTCACCGCTGACAAAGGATTGTGTGGTGGATTTAACATACAAACTATCAAAGAAGTACAGCGTTTGATGAAAGAGTATGGAGATGACAATATTGAAATAAGACTCACTGCTGTGGGTCGAAAAGGTATTGACTTTTTCAGATTTCAAGGTATCGCATTACATGAAAGTTATATTGGGGTGAGTTCATCACCGGATTATGAAAAAGCACAAGAGATTATAACCAAAGCGATTACCGATTTTGAAAATGGCGTTACAGATAAAGTCATCTTGGTACACAACGGTTATAAAAATATGATTTCTCAAGAATTGAAAGTTGTCGATGTTGTTCCAATTGCAGAGCCCGATGGTATCACAAAGGAAGAAGATTCTACCTCTATGTTGGAAATCGAGCCGGAAGAAGATGAGACCATCTTGAATTCATTAATTAAAAAATATTTTGAATACAATATGTATTATGCGCTTATTGATTCCTTGGCAGCAGAACATAGCGCCAGGATGCAAGCGATGGACAATGCAACCAACAATGCGGCAGAGAGAGTTCATAAGTTAACACTAGCTTATAACAAAGCAAGACAAGAGTCAATCACCACTGAGTTAATTGAGATTATCAGCGGTGTTGAGTCTATGAAATAA
- the atpD gene encoding F0F1 ATP synthase subunit beta, whose amino-acid sequence MNGVISQITGPVVDVDFDGYLPKINEAIEVKYEVEGVEQKLILEVAAHLGDNRVRTIAMDMSEGLTRGVVAKALGTSIQVPVGEEVLGRMFNVIGDVIDLGKEVEAKHKWSIHRDPPPFEEQSTKSEIFETGIKVVDLLAPYAKGGKVGLFGGAGVGKTVIIMELIHNVAFKHSGYSVFAGVGERTREGNDLYHEMKESNVLDKVALCYGQMSEPPGARNRIALTGITMAEYFRDEMGLDVLMFIDNIFRFSQSGAEMSALLGRIPSAVGYQPTLASEMGRLQERITSTNKGSITSVQAVYVPADDLTDPAPATVFAHLDATTVLNRSIAEKGIYPAVDPLDSSSRMLDPQILGQEHYEVARGVQAVLQKYKDLQDIIAILGMDELSEEDKLVVDRARKVERFLSQPFFVAEVFTGSPGKYVSLEETIAAFKGILDGKYDHLPEAAFYMVGNIEEAVEKAEKLKNK is encoded by the coding sequence ATGAATGGAGTAATAAGCCAAATCACAGGCCCTGTTGTTGATGTTGATTTTGACGGCTACCTTCCTAAGATCAATGAAGCGATAGAAGTAAAGTATGAAGTAGAAGGAGTAGAGCAGAAACTGATCTTGGAAGTTGCCGCTCACCTTGGCGATAACAGAGTGCGAACCATCGCGATGGATATGAGTGAGGGTTTGACACGAGGCGTTGTTGCAAAAGCACTAGGAACCTCGATACAAGTTCCAGTTGGAGAAGAAGTACTAGGTAGAATGTTCAACGTCATTGGCGATGTGATTGACTTGGGCAAAGAGGTAGAAGCAAAACACAAATGGTCAATCCATAGAGATCCTCCTCCGTTTGAAGAACAAAGTACAAAAAGTGAAATATTTGAAACCGGTATCAAAGTGGTTGACTTACTTGCCCCATATGCAAAAGGTGGTAAAGTTGGACTCTTTGGTGGTGCGGGTGTTGGTAAAACCGTCATTATTATGGAATTGATTCATAATGTTGCGTTTAAACATAGTGGATACTCTGTATTTGCAGGTGTTGGTGAGCGTACCAGAGAGGGTAATGACCTGTATCATGAGATGAAAGAATCAAACGTATTGGATAAAGTGGCACTGTGCTATGGTCAAATGAGTGAGCCTCCGGGAGCGAGAAATAGAATTGCATTGACAGGTATTACCATGGCGGAATATTTCCGTGATGAAATGGGCCTTGATGTTTTGATGTTTATCGATAATATCTTTAGATTTTCACAATCAGGGGCAGAAATGTCAGCGCTTCTAGGACGAATTCCAAGTGCGGTGGGTTATCAACCAACACTTGCGAGTGAAATGGGACGATTGCAAGAACGTATCACTTCTACAAATAAAGGTTCTATTACCTCTGTTCAAGCAGTATATGTACCAGCAGATGACCTTACCGATCCGGCACCTGCGACTGTTTTCGCGCATCTTGATGCCACAACCGTTCTCAATCGTTCGATTGCTGAAAAAGGTATTTATCCAGCGGTGGATCCACTTGATTCAAGTTCTCGTATGCTTGACCCGCAAATCTTGGGACAAGAACACTATGAAGTAGCACGTGGCGTTCAAGCGGTACTTCAAAAATATAAAGATTTACAAGATATCATCGCAATTCTAGGTATGGATGAGTTGAGTGAAGAAGATAAACTTGTGGTTGATAGAGCAAGAAAAGTTGAGAGATTTTTATCACAACCATTCTTTGTCGCCGAAGTATTTACAGGAAGTCCTGGAAAATATGTCAGCTTAGAAGAAACTATTGCGGCATTTAAAGGGATTTTAGATGGTAAATACGATCATCTTCCTGAAGCAGCATTTTACATGGTTGGAAATATAGAAGAAGCAGTAGAAAAAGCTGAAAAACTAAAAAATAAGTAA
- the atpC gene encoding ATP synthase F1 subunit epsilon, translated as METLKLEIVTPDGQIFEDLVKGVTLPGSEGEFGVLPHHASLVSLLQAGIIDIELQDGSHEIVAIDWGHAKIDESKVMVLVDGAVAITGSNEGAIAKAIEEGKKLIKGMSDSDVAIAVAFSKIDNVLKDRH; from the coding sequence ATGGAAACATTAAAATTAGAAATTGTGACTCCCGATGGTCAAATTTTTGAAGATCTTGTCAAAGGTGTAACGCTTCCAGGTAGCGAAGGTGAGTTTGGAGTACTCCCTCACCACGCTTCTTTGGTCTCTCTCTTACAAGCGGGTATCATCGACATTGAACTTCAAGATGGATCGCATGAAATAGTTGCGATAGATTGGGGACATGCCAAGATAGATGAAAGTAAAGTGATGGTACTTGTTGATGGTGCTGTTGCGATTACAGGAAGTAATGAGGGCGCCATAGCAAAAGCAATAGAAGAGGGCAAAAAGCTAATCAAAGGTATGAGCGACTCTGATGTAGCCATAGCAGTAGCATTTTCTAAGATAGATAATGTTCTCAAAGATAGACATTAG
- a CDS encoding MotA/TolQ/ExbB proton channel family protein has product MEKNSLESMLMGAKNVRDDSILRKCSRSASTQQKNLLNVCKSVAEKSATNGLWMLSIIASTSPFIGLFGTVVSILDTFSGLGQSGSASLGVIAPAISEALIATAAGIFVAIPAYSIHLFLKRKAYEVLVYVDREMELLLSGSNNIDKVPHNDV; this is encoded by the coding sequence GTGGAAAAAAACTCACTTGAGTCGATGTTGATGGGTGCCAAGAATGTTCGCGATGATTCGATCTTGCGCAAATGTTCCAGAAGTGCTAGCACCCAACAAAAAAATCTTTTAAATGTATGTAAAAGTGTGGCTGAAAAAAGTGCGACCAATGGATTGTGGATGTTATCGATTATTGCATCCACATCTCCTTTTATCGGACTCTTTGGTACGGTTGTTTCGATTCTTGATACCTTTAGTGGGTTGGGACAAAGTGGTAGTGCCTCTTTAGGTGTGATTGCACCGGCCATTAGTGAAGCCTTAATCGCCACTGCTGCGGGTATTTTTGTCGCAATTCCTGCTTATAGTATTCATCTTTTTTTGAAACGAAAAGCCTATGAAGTGCTTGTATATGTGGATAGAGAGATGGAATTGTTGCTCTCTGGTAGCAACAATATAGACAAGGTTCCTCATAACGATGTTTGA
- a CDS encoding biopolymer transporter ExbD: protein MFDWDDAPELNITPLVDIMLVLLAILMVTTPAMVYQEKITLPDGSKSSVVKKLPELEIRISSDKKVHIKKDSFLLKEFADNFIMIKNKYPANTTVYIKADESLKYRDVMYVLKSVKEAGFTKVSLETNG from the coding sequence ATGTTTGATTGGGATGATGCTCCCGAGTTAAATATCACCCCTTTGGTTGATATTATGCTGGTGCTATTGGCTATTTTGATGGTCACGACACCGGCAATGGTTTATCAAGAAAAGATTACTTTGCCAGACGGTTCTAAATCCTCTGTTGTCAAAAAACTTCCAGAATTAGAAATCAGAATCAGTAGCGACAAAAAAGTTCATATTAAAAAAGATTCTTTTTTACTAAAAGAGTTTGCAGACAATTTCATCATGATAAAAAATAAATATCCTGCTAATACCACGGTATATATCAAAGCGGATGAATCTTTGAAATATCGGGATGTTATGTATGTGTTAAAAAGTGTGAAAGAAGCCGGCTTTACAAAAGTATCACTTGAAACAAACGGGTGA
- a CDS encoding TonB C-terminal domain-containing protein, with amino-acid sequence MLPKSRYNVVGFSLSILLYICIVVSLGFYLQSRIKNNINYVVSNKNVLDITLVQNKTKKRQTPPKKVPKKTKVKPKSAPKPSPKNVTAKHEKKVALRGLFDKIDVKKIEKPHKKKAVATRKMPTNKKSANTAVKKNDAKKLVDALTFEKQSNIKSVKNGVVDKFRGTVTQILDTNWQNTIDTVSGNKATVMISIDNLGNFSYKIEKLSYNDEFNAKLLDFLEEMKDKEFPPYTEGGIFKLPVIFKDIRNE; translated from the coding sequence ATGTTGCCAAAGTCGCGTTATAATGTAGTAGGCTTTTCATTATCGATTCTACTCTATATTTGTATTGTTGTCTCTTTGGGATTCTATCTACAAAGTCGTATTAAAAACAATATTAATTATGTTGTTTCTAATAAAAATGTACTGGATATTACCTTGGTACAAAATAAAACAAAAAAGAGGCAAACTCCACCCAAAAAAGTACCCAAAAAGACAAAAGTAAAGCCGAAATCTGCTCCAAAACCTAGCCCTAAAAATGTCACAGCAAAGCATGAAAAAAAAGTAGCATTGAGAGGACTTTTTGATAAAATTGATGTCAAAAAAATAGAAAAACCTCATAAGAAAAAAGCTGTGGCTACCAGAAAAATGCCGACCAATAAAAAGAGTGCCAATACGGCTGTAAAAAAGAATGATGCGAAAAAACTCGTGGATGCTTTGACATTTGAAAAACAGTCAAATATCAAATCTGTCAAAAATGGTGTTGTGGATAAATTCCGTGGTACGGTGACACAAATACTAGATACAAATTGGCAAAACACAATCGATACGGTTTCAGGAAACAAAGCGACCGTGATGATTTCTATTGATAATTTAGGAAATTTTAGTTATAAAATAGAAAAACTTTCCTATAATGATGAATTCAATGCCAAATTATTGGATTTTTTAGAAGAGATGAAAGACAAAGAGTTTCCACCCTATACAGAAGGTGGGATTTTTAAACTACCCGTAATATTTAAGGACATAAGAAATGAGTAA
- the tolB gene encoding Tol-Pal system protein TolB — translation MSKKIILMLMLSLSLFAYDATVEIVKKIDSLPKIAVQDASNSDVSMTLRKKFDKILIGDLRVSANFNPLNEYLQSSYDGDVKENFLTQKNVDLILRYKLELDGKALLAHVKLINASNGEIKNETNYKIQNTNRYPFIAHRIIVDTNDFIGAPSIKWMEQFVIFAKLTGKKESEIVVSDYTLSFQKVVVKGGLNLFPQWANARQDQFYYSSYNGVKPTLYRVDLSNGERQKIITSNGMLVCSDVSRDGRKLLLTMAPNDQADIYEYDVLNKDLRRVTKYSGIDVSGKFIDDDTKMVFISDRLGYPNVFSKKLNLNASVEQMVYHGKNNSSVSANDNYIVYSSRENSSEFGRNVFNLYLISTKTDFIRQLTANGKNLYPRFSDDVDTIMFIKEYKNQSSLGIIRLSANKSFLFPLKAGKIQSIDW, via the coding sequence ATGAGTAAAAAAATTATATTGATGTTGATGCTTTCTCTATCATTATTTGCATATGATGCCACTGTGGAGATTGTTAAAAAGATAGATTCATTACCGAAAATTGCAGTGCAAGATGCGAGCAATTCGGATGTAAGTATGACATTGAGAAAGAAGTTTGACAAGATTCTAATCGGAGATTTGAGAGTAAGTGCCAATTTTAATCCGCTCAATGAATACCTACAAAGTAGTTATGATGGTGATGTCAAAGAAAATTTTTTAACTCAAAAAAACGTAGATTTAATTTTAAGATATAAATTAGAACTTGACGGAAAAGCCCTGCTTGCTCATGTCAAATTGATTAATGCCAGCAATGGAGAAATCAAAAATGAGACAAATTATAAGATTCAAAATACCAATAGATATCCCTTTATTGCTCATCGAATTATCGTAGATACGAATGATTTCATAGGGGCTCCTTCAATAAAATGGATGGAACAATTTGTGATTTTTGCAAAATTGACAGGGAAAAAAGAGTCAGAAATTGTCGTCTCTGATTATACTTTGAGCTTCCAGAAAGTCGTCGTAAAAGGTGGCTTAAATCTCTTCCCACAATGGGCAAATGCGAGACAAGACCAATTTTATTATTCGTCTTACAATGGCGTCAAACCAACCTTATATCGTGTTGATTTAAGTAATGGTGAACGACAGAAAATCATCACAAGTAACGGGATGTTAGTGTGTTCTGATGTGTCTCGTGATGGTCGAAAATTATTATTGACGATGGCTCCTAATGATCAGGCAGATATTTATGAGTATGATGTTCTCAATAAAGATTTACGACGCGTGACTAAATACTCAGGGATTGATGTTAGCGGTAAATTTATAGATGATGATACCAAGATGGTATTTATCTCCGATCGCTTAGGCTACCCGAACGTTTTTTCAAAAAAATTGAATTTAAATGCGAGTGTTGAGCAGATGGTCTATCATGGCAAAAATAATAGTTCTGTCTCCGCTAATGATAACTATATTGTCTACTCAAGTCGGGAAAATTCTAGCGAATTTGGACGCAATGTTTTTAATCTTTATTTGATTTCAACCAAGACAGATTTTATCCGTCAGCTGACTGCTAATGGAAAGAATCTCTATCCTCGGTTTTCTGATGATGTAGATACGATTATGTTTATCAAAGAATACAAAAATCAAAGTTCTCTTGGAATCATCAGGCTGAGTGCTAATAAAAGTTTCTTATTTCCCCTTAAAGCGGGAAAAATTCAGTCAATTGATTGGTAA
- the pal gene encoding peptidoglycan-associated lipoprotein Pal: protein MKKMVLASIGVAVLLFTGCSQKNPDVDMTTKNQKMEQTSNMNQNTSGTMDANNMDANTMAQQKADAMKMLISNLEKNLKSVYFDFDKYNIKTTMQPVVQDDAGLLNSDKAQNLSIKIEGNCDEWGTDEYNYALGLKRARTVKNELSAQGVNASRMMIISYGKSNPVCNEHTKACWSKNRRADLKLLP from the coding sequence ATGAAAAAAATGGTACTAGCAAGTATAGGCGTAGCTGTTCTCCTATTTACGGGTTGTAGTCAAAAAAATCCAGATGTGGATATGACGACTAAAAATCAAAAAATGGAACAAACAAGCAATATGAATCAAAATACATCAGGCACCATGGATGCTAACAATATGGATGCCAATACTATGGCACAACAAAAAGCAGATGCCATGAAAATGTTGATTTCTAATTTAGAAAAAAACCTTAAATCTGTATATTTTGATTTTGATAAATATAATATAAAAACAACAATGCAACCAGTCGTACAAGATGATGCAGGGTTGCTAAATAGTGATAAAGCACAAAATCTATCTATCAAAATAGAAGGTAATTGTGATGAATGGGGTACGGATGAGTACAACTATGCATTGGGACTCAAAAGAGCACGAACTGTGAAAAACGAACTCAGTGCACAAGGCGTGAATGCCAGCCGTATGATGATTATAAGCTATGGTAAAAGCAATCCAGTTTGTAATGAACATACAAAAGCATGTTGGTCTAAAAACAGAAGAGCCGATCTTAAGCTACTACCATAA
- a CDS encoding tetratricopeptide repeat protein, with product MTKRVLFLILLPWLAFANEPSVYGAGNLDSPNPYGLSQSEKKIFSNMQNIKRLEKAIKILQINSNDQKERFEGIRSVTESISNKIGQLDKRLFTLESQDENRTDSLRHLKDEIATLQSDLNASVQAQIANQDKVKNVLSELSSLIDSINSTYISKDEFQKFKDSVNQKLSTFKKSTTRQSFSGKNKASLEKKAAQLVRKKSYAEAKDIYTFLVKQRYHPAGNSFRLGEIAYAQKSYADAILHYKKSISLYDKASYVPVLLYHTGISLSKLKRHKEASKFFNALQSNYPNSKEAKSLKK from the coding sequence ATGACGAAAAGAGTACTATTTCTTATATTGTTACCATGGCTTGCCTTTGCAAATGAGCCTTCTGTATATGGTGCCGGAAATCTTGACAGCCCGAACCCTTATGGATTGAGTCAAAGTGAAAAAAAGATTTTTTCAAACATGCAAAATATCAAACGTTTGGAAAAAGCGATTAAAATATTACAGATTAACTCAAATGATCAAAAAGAGAGATTTGAAGGCATTCGTTCGGTTACTGAATCTATTAGCAATAAAATAGGTCAGTTGGACAAACGACTGTTTACGCTCGAATCACAAGATGAAAACCGAACAGATTCCTTGCGTCATCTAAAAGATGAGATTGCCACGCTGCAATCAGATCTCAATGCCAGCGTTCAAGCACAGATTGCCAATCAGGACAAAGTCAAAAATGTCTTGTCGGAATTGAGCAGTTTAATTGATTCCATTAACTCAACGTATATCTCTAAAGATGAGTTTCAAAAATTTAAAGATAGTGTCAATCAAAAGCTATCGACTTTCAAAAAAAGCACGACACGCCAATCATTTTCTGGAAAGAATAAGGCATCACTAGAGAAAAAAGCCGCGCAACTTGTCAGAAAAAAATCTTATGCTGAAGCCAAAGATATTTATACATTTTTGGTGAAACAACGCTACCATCCAGCTGGTAACAGTTTTCGATTAGGAGAGATTGCCTATGCCCAAAAATCCTACGCTGATGCTATTTTGCATTACAAAAAAAGTATCTCTTTATATGACAAAGCATCTTATGTCCCGGTCTTACTCTATCATACCGGAATCTCGTTGAGCAAACTCAAACGACATAAAGAAGCATCGAAATTTTTCAATGCACTGCAAAGCAATTATCCTAATTCAAAAGAGGCAAAAAGCCTTAAAAAATAA
- a CDS encoding FKBP-type peptidyl-prolyl cis-trans isomerase, which yields MAINENQVVSIQYELKDVDNGDILDSNLEGAPLSFIVGKGQIIPGLESEIRKLSQDDTSDIRVSAADAYGEYDEKAVQSLPKEQFAGLELKEGMTLYGQGEDGGTVQVTVKSFDDDSVVVDFNHPLAGKDLLFSLSVLEVREATSDELLNGYVGAPAGGGCGCGAGDSCHDEKDTQDSCCSTGGNGGCCG from the coding sequence ATGGCTATAAACGAAAATCAAGTTGTTTCTATCCAATATGAACTAAAAGATGTAGACAACGGTGATATTCTAGATTCAAATCTTGAAGGTGCACCGCTATCTTTTATTGTTGGAAAAGGACAAATCATCCCTGGATTAGAAAGTGAAATAAGAAAACTTTCTCAGGATGATACATCAGATATTAGAGTTTCTGCGGCGGATGCATATGGTGAATATGACGAAAAAGCAGTACAATCTTTGCCAAAAGAGCAATTTGCCGGATTAGAATTAAAAGAAGGTATGACACTTTATGGTCAAGGAGAAGATGGCGGCACGGTTCAAGTGACTGTCAAAAGTTTTGACGATGATAGCGTCGTTGTTGATTTTAATCATCCTCTAGCAGGAAAAGATTTACTCTTTTCTCTTAGCGTTCTAGAAGTGAGAGAAGCTACATCTGATGAGTTGCTAAACGGATATGTTGGCGCTCCTGCAGGTGGCGGTTGTGGATGTGGAGCAGGTGACAGTTGTCACGACGAAAAAGATACCCAAGATTCTTGTTGCTCAACAGGTGGCAACGGTGGGTGTTGTGGTTGA